The DNA segment TAGAACGAAGGAGAAAAAGAGCAGAAAAAAACAAGAAATATGAAATTGAAGTAGGAAGCTTAAAAACAGAAGACGGAATGCTTGCAGAAAAGTCTATTGTAGTAGGAGCAGATCAGTTTTCATTGTATTCTGAGTTATTAAAAAACAAATCGGTTGGTGTGGTTGCCAATCAAACTTCGAGAGTGGATAACAATTCTAAGCACTTAGTAGATTTTTTAGTTTCTGAAAATATCAATTTAAAAAAAGTATTTGCCCCCGAACATGGGTTCCGAGGAAAAGCAGATGCCGGCGAAGTAGTTAAAGACGGCGTTGATACCAAAACAGGCTTGCCTATTATTTCACTTTACGGAAAAAACAAAAAACCATCTTCTACACAAATAGAAGGAATTGATATCATGATTTTTGATATTCAAGATGTAGGCGCTCGATTTTACACCTATATTTCCACTTTACATTACGTAATGGAAGCCTGTGCTGAAGCAGGTATTCCTGTGCTTATTTTAGATAGACCTAACCCTAATGGACATTACATAGACGGTCCTGTTTTAGAACCAGAGCACTCTAGTTTTGTAGGCATGCACCCTGTGCCAGTTGTTCACGGAATGACGATTGGCGAATATGCTCAAATGATTAACGGTCAAGGATGGCTAGAAAACAATATAAAAGCGGAACTTCAAATAATTAAAGTTAAGAATTACAACCACCAAAAAGCATATTCGTTACCCGTAAAGCCGTCTCCTAACTTACCAAACGATACAGCCATTAGCCTCTACCCAAGTCTCTGTTTTTTTGAAGGAACCATTGTTAGCGCCGGTCGTGGTACCGATATGCAGTTTCAGGTTTTTGGTGCACCATCGCTGCCTTCAAAATTTTATCCTTTTACATTTACGCCACAAGCTAATGATGGATCGAAATACCCCAAATTTAAAGGTGAAACTTGCAATGGATTAGATCTTCGGAAGCATAAAAATTTAGACAAATTAAATTTGGAATGGCTTATTGAAGCGTATGTAGGCTATGGAAAGAAAAAAGACTTTTTCAATAACTTTTTCACCAATCTTGCCGGTACAACCAAATTACAAAAACAAATAGAGAACGGTTATACCTATCGCGAAATAAGAGCCACTTGGCTTCGTGATTTAGAAAAGTATGATGCTATGCGGAAGCAATACATGCTTTATGAATAAAAAACAACTTCTCTTTAATTAGGAACCATATTTTAATATATTTTAGTAAAAAAACACACACGATTTGAAACTACAAATACCTCTTCTCTTCTTTTTAGTAAGTATAATATTATATTCTTGTGAACCAGAAATTAAAGAAAACGAGCGGACTGCCATTCAAGGTACTGTTATAGATTTTGAAGGAAATACGATTCCCAATATTCCCATAAAGGTTAAAACCCAAAACTTGCTATTGGGAGAAGGCACTACTGATAACATTGGAAGTTTTAAATTTACTTCTCTACAATCCAAATTTGATGAATTAAGTATTAATGTGAATACAGAAGGCGGTAATTCTTCCTTTGGGACATATTCTATTATTTATAGCAAAAAGCCACTTCAACAAGGTTATAATCTTTCAGATATCACCTTGCGTAGAAAAGCAACGCTTGCTTTCAATATTGAAAAAACCAGTAGCGAAAACAATACACTAAATTGGTCCCTTCAATACACCGAACCCTTTTGTGAAGTGTATAATGACGAAGAAACCAGTCAAAATACAAGTCGATGCTACGAAACCACCTCTTTAATTGAGGTTTTAGATACTACAAACCCAAATTTTGAATCTGAAATTTTTTCAGTACAAAACTCAACTGTCCAATTTACGTATCAACTTAATGATGCGGAACCTCAAACTATTTTAATAGAACTTACTGAAGCAACCAATTTCTATGAATTTGAATATTAAGCTACTTTTAATTGCTCTATGCGTTGGTTTTATCACCGTTACCAATGCCCAAGAAGAAGAGAAAACTCTAGAACAAAAAAGTGATATTGTACAAGACGATC comes from the Marixanthomonas ophiurae genome and includes:
- a CDS encoding carboxypeptidase-like regulatory domain-containing protein — encoded protein: MKLQIPLLFFLVSIILYSCEPEIKENERTAIQGTVIDFEGNTIPNIPIKVKTQNLLLGEGTTDNIGSFKFTSLQSKFDELSINVNTEGGNSSFGTYSIIYSKKPLQQGYNLSDITLRRKATLAFNIEKTSSENNTLNWSLQYTEPFCEVYNDEETSQNTSRCYETTSLIEVLDTTNPNFESEIFSVQNSTVQFTYQLNDAEPQTILIELTEATNFYEFEY
- a CDS encoding exo-beta-N-acetylmuramidase NamZ family protein: MQLLVFKNTVFILLFSFFSCGTSVTEKEPVKQSTLDQYIEVGADIKEDNDRDLERRRKRAEKNKKYEIEVGSLKTEDGMLAEKSIVVGADQFSLYSELLKNKSVGVVANQTSRVDNNSKHLVDFLVSENINLKKVFAPEHGFRGKADAGEVVKDGVDTKTGLPIISLYGKNKKPSSTQIEGIDIMIFDIQDVGARFYTYISTLHYVMEACAEAGIPVLILDRPNPNGHYIDGPVLEPEHSSFVGMHPVPVVHGMTIGEYAQMINGQGWLENNIKAELQIIKVKNYNHQKAYSLPVKPSPNLPNDTAISLYPSLCFFEGTIVSAGRGTDMQFQVFGAPSLPSKFYPFTFTPQANDGSKYPKFKGETCNGLDLRKHKNLDKLNLEWLIEAYVGYGKKKDFFNNFFTNLAGTTKLQKQIENGYTYREIRATWLRDLEKYDAMRKQYMLYE